The Amycolatopsis sp. DG1A-15b genome contains the following window.
GCTCGGCCTCTTCGGCGCGGCCGACGGACTCCAGCCACCGCGGTGACTCGGGCAGGCCGCGCCGCAGCAGGAACACCGCGCCGGCGCCGAGCGCACCGATCACGAACAGCCAGCGCCAGCCGGCGATCCCGAGGATCTCGTGCTCGGTCAGCCCGCGGGCGAGGAAGCCGACGACGGGGAAGCCGCAGAACGCGAGGGTGTAGGCCCAGGCGATGAACCGGCCGCGCTTGCGGGCCGGCAGCAGGTCGGTGAGGTAGGTGTCGGCCAGCGGGGGTTCCGCGCCCAGGCCGATGCCCGCGAAGAACCGCGTCACCAGCAGCATCAGTGCGCTGCCGCTGAACGCGCCGAGCAGCGAGAAGAGCGAGTAGAGCCCGAGGTTGAGCAGGAACGCGCCGCGGCGGCCGAACCGGTCGGCGAGCCGGCCGAGCAGCAGTGCGCCGAAGAACATGCCGACGAAGGTCGACGCGAGCAGCGGCGGCAGCTCCGCCTTGGTGAGCTCGAACTCCTCGACGAGCACCGAGCTGAGGACGCCGGTCAGGAAGACCTCGTAGAAGTCGAAGAACAGCCCGAGCCCGACGGCGACGGTGGCCCGCCGGTGCGTGCGGGTGATGGGCAGCCGGTCGAGCCGGCCCGCGATCGTGCCGGTGCCCGGCGCGGTGGCGTCGTCGGTGTTCGCCATCCGTCGTCTCCTTTGACTTCTCCACCATGTGGTTGGACAACCCATAATGTGACGAACAGCAGGCAGAGTCAAGAACACGCGAGACGTGAGCCGCGTTGGTTGACGGGCAACCGGGCACAGTCCGGCACGAATCGGGCACGCCGGCGCGCCCGGGCGGTCAGAGACCGGCGACCTGCTCGACACCCGGCCGGTACCCGAGCCGCTCCGAGGCCCGCCGCCCGGCTTCCACGACGATCGGCGCCAGCCGGGGGACGTCCGCCGGGGTCATCCGCTGCGTCGGTGCGCCGATCCCGATCGCCGCGCCGACCTCGCCGTTCAGCCCGAACACCGGAGCGCTGAGCGAGGCCGCCCCCAGGTCGCGTTCCTCGAAACTCGCGGCGTAGCCGGCCTCGCGGATCTGCCCGAGCTGCTCGGTGAGCAGCTCGAGGTCGACGACCGTGCGCGGGGTGAAGCGCGCGAGGCCGTGCCCGATGGCGTCCTTGATCGCGAGCTTGTCCCAGGCCAGGAACACCTTCCCGGCCGATCCCGCGTGCAGGGGCATCACCATGCCGACGACGAACAGCCGCACCACGGGGTGGCGGGATTCGGCCAGGGAGATCACCGTCCGGTACGCGCCGTCGCGGACGTACAGGCAGGCCGTCTCGCCGGTTTCGTCGCGCAGCTGCTGCAGGACCGGCCGGGTCAGCCGGACCAGGTCGAGGCCGAACGTGCCCGGCGCCGCCCAGCGGACCAGGCCGAGGCCGACCCGGTAGGTGTCGTCGTAGCGATCGAGGAAGCCTTCGCGCACCAGGTTGTGCACCAGCCGCTGGCACGTGCTCGCCGGCAGCCCGGTGGACCGGGTGATCTGCTGCAGCGTCAGCTCGGGGTGGTCGATGGTGAACGACTCGAGGATCTGCTTGAACTTGCGCAGGACGAGCACCGGCGTCGTGCCGCTGCGTTCTTCCTCTGCCATCGCCCCGCCCGTGCCCGTGGTGTGCCGCACAGTCTATCCGCGCTCCTCCCGGTTGACTCGGCGACACTCACCCGTATTCTGAGTTTGTAACTCACATAGTGGTTTGGAGTCGTGCATGAGTGAGCAAACCGGGCCGCTGGCCGGCATCCGGGTGGTCGAACTGGGGAACTTCATCGCCGCGCCCACCGCCGGCCGCCTGCTGGCGGACTTCGGTGCCGACGTCGTCAAGGTCGAGCGCCCGGGTATCGGCGACGAGCTGCGGCGCTGGCGGCTGCACGCCGGTGACACGTCGCTGCTGTTCCGCACGCTCGGCCGCAACAAGCGCTCGGTGACCGTCGACCTGCGCCGCCCCGAAGGCCAGGAGATCGTCCGCGCGCTGGCCGCCCGCAGCGACGTCCTCCTGGAGAACTTCCGGCCCGGCACCCTCGAACGCTGGGGCCTCGGCCCCGGCGAGCTCCGCGCGCTCAACCCCCGGCTGGTCGTCGTCCGCGTCTCCGGGTACGGCCAGACCGGTCCCTACCGCGACCGGCCCGGCTTCGGCGGCGTCGCCGAAGCGATCGGCGGCCTGCGCGCGCTCACCGGCTACCCGGGCCAGGCCCCCACGCGTGCCGGAGTCAGCCTCGCCGACTCCGTAGCCGGGCTCTACGCGGTGATCGGCGCGCTGATGGGCCTGCTCCGGCGCGACCGCGAGCCGGGCGCGAACCCGGGTGAGGTGGTCGACGTCGCGCTGTACGAGGCCGTCTATTCGCTGATGGAGTCGCTGATCCCGGACTTCGAAGCCTTCGGCGTCGTGCGCGGCCCGGCCGGCTCCGCACTGCCCGGGGTGGCGCCGTCCAACACCTACCGCTGCGCCGACGGCAAGTACATCGTGATCAGCGGCAACGGCGACGCGATCTTCCGGCGGCTGATGCACGCCATCGGCCGCGCCGACCTCGCCGGCGACCCCCGCTTCGCGGACAACGCCGGCCGGGTGGCGCACGCCGGGCTGCTCGACGACGCGATCGGCGCGTGGGCGGCGACGCTGCCCCAGGAAGCCGCCGAAGCCGCGCTGCTGGCCGCCGCCGTGCCCAGCGGGCCGATCCTCACCGCGGCCGACATCGCCGAGGACCCGCACTTCGCCGCCCGCGGCATGCACGAGCGGCACCGGGTGCGCGGCCACGACGCCGAAATCACCTTCCCCGGCATCGTGCCGACCCTGACCGAACGTCCCGGCCGCACCCGCGCGCTCGGGCCGGAACTGGGCGAACACACCGAAGCCGTGCTCGCCGAGCTCGGCGTCACCGGCGAGGCGGTCGCCCGCCTGCGCGAGAACGGAGTGATCTGACCATGACCGAAGTCCTCATCACCGAGGTCGTGCTGCGTGACGGCCTGCAGGACGAGCCCATCGCCGTGCCGTCGCACGAGAAGGTCCGGCTCGCCCGCGGCCTGATCGACGCGGGCCTGCGCTCGCTGGAAGTCGGCTCGTTCGTCTCCGCCCACCGGGTGCCGCAGATGGCCGACACCGGCGAAGTGCTGCGGACACTCCTTCCCGACGTCCCGGCGAGCCTGCACACCCTGGTGTTCACCGAACGCGGGGCGCGGCAGGCGATCGACGCCGGCGCGAAGTCGGTGCGCCTGGTGGTGTCGGCCAGTGACGGGCACAGCACAGCCAACGCCGGCGTGCCGACGGCCGCGGCGCTCGACCGGCTGGCCGGCTGCGCCGCCCTGCTCACCTCGGCGGGGGTCGCGATCGAGGCCGCCATCGCGACGGCGTTCGTTTGCCCGTTCGACGGCGACACCGACCCCGGCCGGAC
Protein-coding sequences here:
- a CDS encoding IclR family transcriptional regulator produces the protein MAEEERSGTTPVLVLRKFKQILESFTIDHPELTLQQITRSTGLPASTCQRLVHNLVREGFLDRYDDTYRVGLGLVRWAAPGTFGLDLVRLTRPVLQQLRDETGETACLYVRDGAYRTVISLAESRHPVVRLFVVGMVMPLHAGSAGKVFLAWDKLAIKDAIGHGLARFTPRTVVDLELLTEQLGQIREAGYAASFEERDLGAASLSAPVFGLNGEVGAAIGIGAPTQRMTPADVPRLAPIVVEAGRRASERLGYRPGVEQVAGL
- a CDS encoding CaiB/BaiF CoA-transferase family protein, which encodes MSEQTGPLAGIRVVELGNFIAAPTAGRLLADFGADVVKVERPGIGDELRRWRLHAGDTSLLFRTLGRNKRSVTVDLRRPEGQEIVRALAARSDVLLENFRPGTLERWGLGPGELRALNPRLVVVRVSGYGQTGPYRDRPGFGGVAEAIGGLRALTGYPGQAPTRAGVSLADSVAGLYAVIGALMGLLRRDREPGANPGEVVDVALYEAVYSLMESLIPDFEAFGVVRGPAGSALPGVAPSNTYRCADGKYIVISGNGDAIFRRLMHAIGRADLAGDPRFADNAGRVAHAGLLDDAIGAWAATLPQEAAEAALLAAAVPSGPILTAADIAEDPHFAARGMHERHRVRGHDAEITFPGIVPTLTERPGRTRALGPELGEHTEAVLAELGVTGEAVARLRENGVI
- a CDS encoding hydroxymethylglutaryl-CoA lyase, encoding MTEVLITEVVLRDGLQDEPIAVPSHEKVRLARGLIDAGLRSLEVGSFVSAHRVPQMADTGEVLRTLLPDVPASLHTLVFTERGARQAIDAGAKSVRLVVSASDGHSTANAGVPTAAALDRLAGCAALLTSAGVAIEAAIATAFVCPFDGDTDPGRTADVAARLGELGARVVHLADTIGAARPGRLRATVHAVRDELPDVPLGLHLHNTYGRAAANAWEGLSLGIRRFDSALGGLGGCPFAPGASGNVATDDLVDFFHGEGIATGIDVEKLAELRDQVGLAVGHRLGSALAAIPATPAALR